DNA from Terriglobus tenax:
AGAACCGCCGGCAACGGATAAAGCGGCATGCGAAACCGGCCCTGCTTCCGCCGCTCCTCGCGGTGCTTCGGCGTCATCACCGCAACGCCCTGCATCAGGAACTGAAAGACAATGCGGATAATCACCAGCGATGCAATCACCTCCTGCAGACGCAGCAGGCAAAGCAGCATCGCGATGGCCCCAAGCGTAAACAGCGACACCGCCGGAATGTGATACCGGGCATGCACCTTGCCAAAGACAGCCGGAAAGTTCCCATCCAGCGCCGCCGCAAACGGGATACGGGAATAGCCCAGCAACAACCCGAAGACCGACGCCAGCGAAGCGGTCGCGATCAACACCACGACAATCGACGCCGCCGAATGCGCCCACGCATGCGAAGCAAAGGCCGTCTGCACAAACGCCGCCATGGTGTACTGGCGCGCCGAATCGTCATGCGTCAGGGCCATCATTGATTTCCACGGAAGAACGCCCAGCACCGAGATATTCATCAGCACATACAGCGTGCCCACAATCACAATCGATCCCAGCACAGCGCGTGGAATCGTCTTCTCCGGCTTCTCTACCTCGGCGCCCAGGAAGCAGGCGTTGTAGTAACCCCAGTAGTCATACGCAGACACCAGCAGTCCCGCACCCAGGCCATAGAAGAAGGCTGAATCCAGGTGGAACGCGCTCGCCGGAAACGAAAACGCCATGCTCGGAGAAAAGTGCGTAAAGCCTACCAGGATCACGCCCACCAGCGTCGCAATCACAATCGCGCCCGTCACACGCGCAATCCGTCCCACATGGGCCACCGGACGATACAACGCGATCAACGCAATGCCACAGGCACTCATCGCAATCAGCGTCTGACCGCTGAAAATAATCGGAGCATGAAAAAGGCTTCCACTCAGAATCGGCTTCGATGCGGAGGGCACAAACCACGTCACATACTGCGCAAAGCCAATGCATCCTGAAGCAATCGAAAGCGGCGCAGAGAGCAGGAGCTGCCAGGCATAAAGGAAAGCAAAAACCTTTCCCGCACCGTTTTTGCCATAGATGTTCTTCAGGTACGCATACGACCCGCCAGCCTCGGGATACGCGGTCCCCAGCTCACTCCACACGCAGCCGTCGCACAGCGAAAGCAGCGCGCCCAGAATCCAGCCAAGCATGGCCTGCGGTCCACCCATCGCCGTCACAATCAGCGGCAGAGTGATAAACGGACCAACGCCCACCATGTCGATAATGTTGGCGCTGGTCGCAGCCGTGGTCGAAAGACCACGTACCAGGTGAGGGTTCTTCTCAGTCACGGCCAAACGCCTTCACCGCGGCATGCAGATTGTTGGATGCCGCCGTCAGATGCTCCACCTCGCCAAACCGCCATGCGGCATCCTCCGCCGCCTGCTTCTGCGCCCGCTCAATCTGCGGGTCCAGCGCACTCGGAGCAGGACCTCCAGGCGTGGTGCGCACAGCCACGAAGTTCTCAGGATCAAGAGCCCGCAGCAGCGCATTCCGGCTCAACACCTGGGCCTGCTTCTCCTGCAATGCCTTCTCCACAAAGTCCACCATCGCCGCCGGCTGGTAGCGCCCGTTCGACGCCTTCACCGCGGCCGACACAATCGTATGCGCATCGTGGAAAGACAACCGCGCATCGCGTGCCAGCGTATCCGCCAGTTCCGTCACCGCCAGAAAGTCACCATGCGCACGCTCGGCCATGCGTTCAAAGTTATAGGAGGTCTCTTCCAGCACGCCAGCCATCAGGCGCAGAGCGCGCAGGCCATCCGCAAAGGCCAGGTCCACCAGCGGCTGAAGCGAATCTTCGCTGTCGTTCATATCCGCAAACGGAGTGTTATGC
Protein-coding regions in this window:
- a CDS encoding APC family permease, translated to MTEKNPHLVRGLSTTAATSANIIDMVGVGPFITLPLIVTAMGGPQAMLGWILGALLSLCDGCVWSELGTAYPEAGGSYAYLKNIYGKNGAGKVFAFLYAWQLLLSAPLSIASGCIGFAQYVTWFVPSASKPILSGSLFHAPIIFSGQTLIAMSACGIALIALYRPVAHVGRIARVTGAIVIATLVGVILVGFTHFSPSMAFSFPASAFHLDSAFFYGLGAGLLVSAYDYWGYYNACFLGAEVEKPEKTIPRAVLGSIVIVGTLYVLMNISVLGVLPWKSMMALTHDDSARQYTMAAFVQTAFASHAWAHSAASIVVVLIATASLASVFGLLLGYSRIPFAAALDGNFPAVFGKVHARYHIPAVSLFTLGAIAMLLCLLRLQEVIASLVIIRIVFQFLMQGVAVMTPKHREERRKQGRFRMPLYPLPAVLAMVGFLFILFSRKNFGAELKLAGMVAVTGLVVYFLRSRVASRA